A genomic region of Aeropyrum pernix K1 contains the following coding sequences:
- the pdxT gene encoding pyridoxal 5'-phosphate synthase glutaminase subunit PdxT: MRIGVLGYQGGVYEHVYMLRRTFDRLGVHGEAVVVKKPEDLKGLDGVIIPGGESTTIGILAKRLGVLEPLREQVLNGLPAMGTCAGAIILAGKVRDKVVGEKSQPLLGVMRVEVVRNFFGRQRESFEADLEIEGLDGRFRGVFIRSPAITAAESPARIISWLDYNGQRVGVAAVQGPLLATSFHPELTGDTRLHELWLRLVKR; the protein is encoded by the coding sequence TTGAGGATAGGCGTATTAGGCTATCAGGGGGGCGTTTACGAGCACGTTTACATGCTTAGGAGGACCTTCGACCGCCTGGGCGTGCATGGCGAGGCGGTAGTCGTCAAAAAGCCGGAGGACCTCAAGGGGCTGGACGGCGTAATTATACCGGGCGGTGAAAGCACGACCATCGGGATACTGGCGAAGAGGCTGGGCGTCCTAGAGCCTCTGAGGGAGCAGGTCCTCAACGGCCTCCCAGCCATGGGGACGTGCGCAGGGGCTATAATACTGGCTGGGAAGGTTAGGGACAAGGTCGTAGGGGAGAAGAGCCAGCCACTACTGGGGGTTATGAGGGTTGAAGTTGTGAGAAACTTCTTCGGCAGGCAGAGGGAGAGCTTCGAAGCCGACCTGGAGATAGAGGGTCTCGACGGGAGGTTCCGCGGCGTGTTCATAAGGAGCCCTGCGATAACGGCAGCGGAGAGTCCAGCTAGGATCATAAGCTGGCTCGACTACAACGGTCAGAGGGTTGGGGTCGCGGCAGTTCAGGGCCCCCTACTCGCAACTAGCTTCCACCCAGAGCTCACTGGGGACACAAGGCTTCACGAACTCTGGCTAAGGCTTGTGAAAAGATAG
- a CDS encoding radical SAM protein → MGLIPPKWLERMVEAYRDPSLERAVYGEVLTRSDIERLLSETPLHPMAAAADYYARVIKKGVGSYIVNIYLAYTNVCVTRCTFCDFYVPPERRSSGYTHPPEHLGRVAGLARKRLGVREVHMVGGNDPELPLEYYEEAIREIKRVAPGVVLKAFTAEEIGFIAKATGNTPKEVLARFREAGLDALPGGGAEVLSEEVRKRIAPLKISSDEYLEIHRLAHSMGIRSNITLLYAHIEEPRHVAEHLYRIRRLQEETGGFISFIPIRFNPGKTPLSRHPEYVKKGDRGGLYDLRIVAASRLALLGAIDNIMAYWVSMGEKLAQAALSHGANDIGGTFYNESVISAASSLRKRKGMSPARLVFNIATAGWTPMERDTFYNYYPPRAEPPRLPWMQG, encoded by the coding sequence GTGGGTTTGATCCCTCCCAAGTGGCTCGAGAGGATGGTTGAGGCCTATAGAGACCCTAGCCTAGAGAGGGCGGTATACGGAGAGGTCCTCACCAGGAGCGATATTGAGAGGCTGCTCTCCGAGACGCCGCTCCATCCCATGGCCGCCGCTGCAGATTACTATGCCAGGGTCATCAAGAAAGGTGTTGGCAGTTACATAGTTAACATCTACCTAGCCTACACTAACGTGTGCGTAACTAGATGCACCTTCTGCGATTTCTACGTCCCCCCAGAGAGGAGGAGCAGTGGCTACACGCACCCTCCTGAGCACCTAGGCCGTGTCGCCGGGCTGGCCCGGAAGAGGCTAGGGGTTAGGGAGGTTCATATGGTGGGAGGTAATGATCCGGAGCTACCCCTAGAGTATTATGAGGAGGCTATTAGAGAGATAAAGAGGGTGGCGCCGGGCGTCGTTTTAAAGGCTTTTACAGCAGAGGAGATAGGGTTCATAGCGAAGGCTACCGGAAACACGCCTAAAGAGGTCCTCGCAAGGTTCAGAGAGGCGGGCCTAGACGCTCTCCCCGGAGGAGGAGCCGAGGTTCTGAGCGAGGAGGTGAGGAAGAGGATAGCGCCTCTAAAGATATCCAGCGATGAGTACCTAGAGATACATAGGCTGGCGCACAGTATGGGTATAAGGAGCAATATAACTCTACTCTACGCTCATATAGAGGAGCCTAGACATGTGGCCGAACACCTATACAGGATCAGGAGGCTTCAGGAGGAGACTGGCGGGTTCATAAGCTTCATACCGATCAGGTTCAACCCGGGCAAGACGCCCCTATCGAGGCACCCGGAGTATGTTAAGAAGGGTGACAGAGGGGGCCTCTACGATCTGAGGATAGTAGCTGCGAGCAGGCTCGCCCTCCTTGGCGCCATAGACAATATAATGGCGTACTGGGTTAGCATGGGCGAGAAGCTCGCCCAGGCAGCCCTCTCCCACGGTGCTAACGACATTGGAGGAACCTTCTATAACGAGAGCGTCATAAGCGCGGCCAGCAGCCTTAGGAAGAGGAAAGGCATGAGCCCCGCGAGACTCGTGTTTAACATAGCAACAGCCGGGTGGACGCCTATGGAGAGGGACACTTTCTACAACTACTACCCTCCAAGAGCCGAGCCTCCCCGGCTCCCCTGGATGCAGGGCTAG
- the pdxS gene encoding pyridoxal 5'-phosphate synthase lyase subunit PdxS has product MIPKYSPFSDSVRLYEVGFNEIVDFFYRLAEAGDKLREEGVWLAYGPEKLPEALEKPVNGTVAVKLGFPIYQKGGVVMDVTNVEQAGIAEDAGAVAVMVLDKLPYDVRKAGGVARMADVKVIEQVMSSITIPVMAKVRIGHYYEAMILESIGVDMIDESEVLTPVDEKHHINKWLFKVPFVNGARSLAEALRRIAEGASMIRTKGEAGTGNVAEAVRHMKLIMGDIWRLRGLSAEERLRVAREYGVPHQLVDLTARLGRLPVVNFAAGGIATPADAALMMWLGADGVFVGSGIFKSSDPSERAAAIVLATSMWDDPEAVAEAQRMVSEAKSMMGIDIRKLSPEELLQVRGAEA; this is encoded by the coding sequence TTGATTCCAAAGTATAGTCCCTTTAGCGACTCTGTAAGGCTTTATGAGGTGGGGTTTAACGAGATAGTCGACTTCTTCTACCGGCTCGCGGAAGCGGGGGATAAGCTCAGGGAGGAGGGAGTATGGCTGGCTTACGGGCCAGAGAAGCTCCCTGAGGCTCTCGAGAAGCCTGTGAACGGTACTGTTGCCGTGAAGCTCGGGTTCCCCATTTACCAGAAGGGCGGCGTTGTTATGGACGTAACGAACGTCGAGCAGGCCGGTATAGCTGAGGACGCTGGCGCCGTCGCTGTAATGGTTCTCGACAAGCTACCGTACGACGTCAGGAAGGCCGGCGGCGTTGCTAGAATGGCTGACGTTAAGGTGATAGAGCAGGTCATGTCCAGCATAACTATACCGGTCATGGCAAAAGTCAGGATAGGCCACTACTACGAGGCTATGATACTAGAGTCTATAGGCGTTGACATGATAGACGAGAGCGAGGTCCTCACCCCGGTGGACGAGAAGCACCACATAAACAAGTGGCTCTTCAAAGTACCCTTCGTAAATGGCGCTAGGAGCCTTGCTGAGGCTCTTAGGAGGATAGCCGAGGGTGCCTCAATGATAAGGACTAAGGGTGAGGCTGGGACCGGCAACGTAGCCGAGGCCGTGAGGCACATGAAGCTTATCATGGGCGACATATGGAGGCTCCGTGGCCTCTCAGCAGAGGAAAGGCTTAGGGTGGCTAGGGAGTACGGCGTCCCCCACCAGCTTGTAGACCTCACGGCACGGTTGGGAAGACTTCCCGTCGTTAACTTTGCTGCTGGAGGCATAGCCACACCCGCAGACGCCGCTCTAATGATGTGGCTAGGAGCTGACGGCGTTTTCGTGGGCAGCGGGATTTTCAAGAGTTCCGACCCGAGTGAGAGGGCGGCTGCCATAGTGTTGGCCACAAGCATGTGGGACGACCCCGAGGCTGTGGCCGAGGCCCAGAGGATGGTGAGCGAGGCCAAGAGTATGATGGGTATAGACATACGTAAGCTGAGCCCTGAGGAGCTGCTTCAGGTCAGGGGTGCTGAGGCTTGA
- a CDS encoding MqnA/MqnD/SBP family protein, whose product MGEGGILTIAHTPDADDAFMFYGIVAGAVEIRGFRGVRHVIEDIETLNRWLVEEGRDVDASAVSAHAYAYIVDRYFLLRTGASMGEGYGPVVVSKSESVRLEGSRIAVPGRYTTAGLILTIALRGRFTPVYARFDEIPAMVEDGRVDAGLLIHEEQIAYSRRGLTVVLDLWDWWARVTGGLPMPLGVDVFSRRLGRGAAEAFRDALRLSIEYAYQHFDEALDYAMRYSRVKDRELVARFIKMYVNERTMDMGDDGVEAHRTLYRLARESGVLKKAVELRRDDIV is encoded by the coding sequence TTGGGTGAGGGTGGAATTCTGACTATAGCTCATACTCCCGACGCCGACGACGCTTTCATGTTCTACGGTATTGTGGCGGGTGCTGTAGAGATTAGGGGGTTCCGGGGGGTCAGGCATGTGATAGAGGATATAGAGACTCTTAACAGATGGCTTGTGGAAGAGGGGAGGGATGTAGACGCCAGCGCGGTCAGCGCCCATGCCTACGCCTACATAGTGGATAGGTACTTCCTCCTCAGAACCGGGGCTAGCATGGGGGAGGGCTACGGCCCCGTCGTGGTTTCCAAGAGTGAGAGTGTCAGGCTCGAGGGCTCGCGGATAGCGGTCCCCGGCAGATACACTACCGCAGGTCTAATACTGACTATAGCGCTCCGAGGCAGGTTTACTCCTGTCTACGCTAGGTTCGATGAGATACCAGCCATGGTGGAGGATGGGAGAGTGGACGCCGGTCTTCTCATACACGAGGAGCAGATTGCATACTCGAGGAGGGGCTTAACTGTAGTTCTCGACCTTTGGGACTGGTGGGCCCGGGTTACAGGAGGCCTGCCCATGCCTCTCGGTGTAGACGTTTTCAGCAGGAGGCTGGGCCGTGGCGCCGCAGAGGCGTTTAGAGACGCGCTTAGGTTGAGCATCGAATACGCTTATCAGCACTTCGACGAGGCTCTCGATTATGCCATGCGATATAGCAGGGTTAAGGATAGGGAACTTGTGGCCCGTTTTATAAAGATGTACGTGAACGAGAGGACTATGGATATGGGTGATGATGGAGTAGAGGCCCACCGCACCTTATACAGGCTGGCCCGAGAGTCTGGCGTGTTGAAGAAGGCGGTGGAGCTTAGGAGGGATGACATAGTTTAG
- a CDS encoding CofH family radical SAM protein, producing MSKLAGIAEDSVLERILDSADELGLGDTLHRALEGRASARDIVELYSAPAPLLGAVARRVTDLLTGRRVGYIVNMIMNYTNICVVGCTFCSFYRKPKHPEAYKLEAREAAAQVVEAWRKYRIRQVLFQGGVDPAIPIEYYEEAFRAIKSETGGEVAIHGLSVVEIEWLSKVSRMSVGEVVERLRDAGMDSVPGAGAEILSDRVRRIISPLKSSADTWIRTMETIMEKGLPISATMVYGHVETLEERAEHLLKLLELQRRKGRIMAFIAWNFEPENNELGRKIPYPAGGTELLKTVAIARIVFRGEIRWIQAGWLTAGVKLGQATLEYGANDWGGTLYGEKVLPEAGVPLPKLVRRSIERLIWEAGYEPVERDNWYRPVSPSG from the coding sequence TTGTCAAAACTCGCTGGCATAGCTGAAGATAGTGTTTTGGAGAGGATTCTGGATAGCGCTGACGAGCTCGGCTTAGGTGATACCCTGCACAGAGCCCTCGAGGGGAGGGCTTCAGCTCGCGACATTGTGGAGCTATACAGCGCCCCAGCTCCCCTCTTAGGCGCTGTAGCCCGGAGGGTAACCGATCTCCTAACTGGCAGGAGGGTTGGCTACATAGTTAACATGATTATGAACTATACTAACATATGCGTGGTAGGCTGCACTTTCTGCAGCTTCTACAGGAAGCCTAAGCATCCCGAGGCCTACAAGCTGGAGGCTAGGGAGGCGGCAGCCCAGGTAGTCGAGGCGTGGAGGAAATACAGGATAAGGCAGGTCCTCTTCCAGGGCGGCGTCGACCCAGCAATACCAATAGAGTATTATGAAGAGGCTTTCAGGGCGATCAAATCAGAGACGGGAGGGGAGGTGGCGATACACGGCCTCAGCGTTGTTGAGATAGAGTGGCTCTCGAAGGTCAGCAGGATGAGTGTAGGAGAGGTTGTTGAGAGGCTGAGGGATGCTGGTATGGACAGCGTGCCTGGTGCTGGGGCCGAGATACTGAGCGACAGGGTCAGGAGGATTATAAGCCCGCTTAAAAGCAGCGCGGACACGTGGATCAGGACGATGGAGACTATTATGGAGAAGGGGCTGCCTATAAGCGCTACAATGGTCTACGGCCACGTGGAAACCCTGGAAGAGAGGGCGGAGCACCTGCTGAAGCTCCTAGAGTTGCAGAGGAGGAAGGGGAGGATAATGGCTTTCATAGCATGGAACTTCGAGCCCGAGAACAACGAGCTCGGAAGGAAGATCCCGTATCCAGCAGGTGGCACGGAGCTCCTGAAAACCGTCGCTATAGCGAGGATAGTCTTCAGAGGCGAGATACGGTGGATCCAAGCGGGGTGGCTGACGGCGGGTGTTAAGCTTGGCCAGGCTACGCTCGAGTACGGGGCGAACGACTGGGGCGGCACCCTTTATGGCGAGAAGGTCCTCCCAGAGGCGGGGGTGCCGTTGCCAAAGCTCGTCAGGAGGAGTATTGAGAGGCTGATATGGGAGGCCGGTTACGAGCCCGTGGAGAGGGACAACTGGTACAGGCCCGTTTCGCCATCGGGCTGA
- a CDS encoding menaquinone biosynthetic enzyme MqnA/MqnD family protein: MVYDLALPRHSYALPLIDEALSRGLTVVELQPPEAYDALVEGRVRAALIPLALARGAKICPGPMVWSLSATMSVAIYSFSVRRLDDCAAVAVSGESRTSLVYLREVREKLQAPWSIVQAERGCVTLECLLSRADCALLLGDEALRARTRLPPIEDLGRLVKRVLGISPVYAVTASIEDCPSGLPRGEPAVRRRHIEELCRRTGLGLRDALMYYTVLNLSYSPEHLENALHVFDRE, encoded by the coding sequence ATGGTCTACGACCTAGCGCTGCCCAGACACTCATACGCCCTACCCCTCATAGATGAGGCCCTCTCCAGAGGCCTCACTGTAGTGGAGCTACAGCCGCCCGAAGCCTACGATGCCCTAGTCGAGGGCAGGGTTAGAGCGGCCCTCATCCCCCTGGCACTAGCCAGAGGAGCCAAGATCTGCCCTGGACCGATGGTGTGGAGCCTCTCTGCCACAATGAGCGTCGCAATCTACTCGTTCTCCGTTAGAAGGCTGGATGACTGCGCAGCCGTGGCTGTTTCAGGCGAGTCGAGGACCTCGCTAGTATACCTCCGTGAAGTTAGGGAGAAGCTGCAAGCCCCTTGGAGTATAGTTCAGGCCGAGAGGGGTTGTGTCACACTGGAGTGCCTCTTATCCCGTGCAGACTGCGCCCTTCTCCTCGGCGACGAAGCTCTCAGGGCGAGGACAAGGCTTCCTCCTATAGAGGACCTCGGGAGGCTCGTGAAGAGGGTTCTCGGGATAAGTCCGGTCTACGCCGTCACAGCATCAATAGAAGATTGCCCCTCAGGACTGCCTAGAGGAGAGCCTGCTGTGAGGAGGAGGCACATAGAAGAGCTGTGTAGGAGAACTGGGCTGGGCCTGAGGGACGCCCTGATGTACTACACTGTGTTAAACCTCTCATACTCGCCTGAGCATCTGGAGAACGCTCTCCATGTATTTGATAGAGAGTAG